AATACTGTAACGGAAAGTACAGCCCCCAGCTCTGAGAATACAGAAGAGGTAAGCCAGGAAGCGCCGGGCAATGGGGCAGAATTTAAGATACTGGTGGGCACGGTCAAAAAGGTTGGAGATAACTTAGAGAGCTTGACCGTGGAGAGCGGCGGCAAGGAAATGAGTTTCGACTTAAGCGGTACGGTAGTGGAGACCTCTTATGCGCTGGAGTCGGAGTCAAAGGTGGAGGTTTCCATTATCTATAAAGGAGAGATTTCCGGTTCTGATGCCTCAAATGCCAAGCCTGTCCTGGTGTTGGACGGGCAGCAGGACATGAAGGTGCAGGAAGTGACCGGAAGTGTTACAGACCAGGCCATGAGCACCTTTACCATTAAAACGGAATCCGGCGAAGAGATCGGGTTTATTAAGGACAACTGTGAGGGACTGGACAGCGATGTGCTTGGAACCGCTGCCGATGACAGCAACGGAAGCGGAGCTATGATAAAGGTGACCTATGTGACTGTTCCCTATGATGCAGGAAGCGAATCCAACTTCCCCTTAAGGGTGGAAGCCGTAAAGTAAAAAGATTAAAATCCCGAATATGCAGGTATTATTTACTTAAGGAAAGTAAGTAAAGAGTAGAAAAAGCTTGCAAATTCGGGATTTTCATGTACAATAATAGAGATGACAGAAGAAGGGGCCAATGGACCCCTATTTTGATGATTTTGGCTATCTGGAGGCGGACTGGAAACAGGAAGGGAAAGCAGCCGGAGGGCGCAGCGAACGATAACCAGATTGCAGAAAGGGAATTTAAGATGATTAGTGCACATAACGTAACATTAAGACTCGGGAAAAAGGCATTGTTTGAAGAGGTGAACATTAAGTTTACCGAAGGCAACTGCTACGGGATGATCGGCGCCAACGGCGCGGGAAAGTCCACCTTCCTTAAAATACTTTCCGGTGAATTGGAGCCTACAAACGGCGATATCGTCATAACGCCGGGACAGAGGCTTTCCTTTTTAAAACAGGACCACTTTAAATATGATGGCTTCCAGGTGCTTGACACCGTTATCATGGGAAATGCCAGACTATATGAGATCATGAAAGAAAAAGATGCCATCTACATGAAAGAAGATTTCACCGATGAAGACGGCATCAAGGCAGCGGACCTGGAAGGAGAATTCGCTACCATGAACGGCTGGGAGGCGGAATCCGATGCGGCAAACCTCTTAAACGGCCTTGGAATCGAGACAGATCTTCATTACAAACAAATGAGTGAATTGGACGGCGGGTCAAAGGTTAAGGTGCTTCTTGCCCAGGCTCTGTTCGGAAACCCGGACATTCTGCTTCTTGACGAGCCTACCAACCACCTGGATTTGGATGCCATCGCATGGCTTGAGGAATTCCTCATTAACTTTGAAAATACGGTTATCGTGGTTTCCCATGACCGTTACTTCTTAAATAAAGTCTGCACCCATATCGCGGACATTGACTACGGAAAAATCCAGCTTTATGCAGGTAACTATGATTTCTGGTATGAGTCCAGCCAGCTTATGGTAAAGCAGATGAAGGAAGCCAACCGGAAAAAGGAAGAAAAGATCAAGGAGCTCCAGGAATTTATCCAGCGTTTCTCCGCCAATGCTTCCAAATCCAAGCAGGCGACTTCCAGAAAGAGGGCACTGGAGAAGATCGAACTGGATGACATCAAACCATCCAGCAGGAAATATCCATACATTGATTTCCGTCCGGCCCGTGAGATCGGCAATGAGGTTTTAAGTGTTAATAATTTATCAAAAACCATTGACGGAGTAAAGGTTTTAGACAATATCTCCTTTACCTTAACCCGTGAGGATAAGGTTGCCTTAGTGGGACCCAATGAGATGGCAAAGACCGTTCTGTTCAAGATTCTTGCAGGAGAAATGGAGCCGGATGAGGGCGATTACAAATGGGGCCTTACCACCAGCCAGTGCTATTTCCCGAAGGACAACACAGCGGAATTTGACAACGATGACACCATTGTTGACTGGCTGACTCAGTATTCTCCGGAAAAGGAAGCAACCTATGTGCGTGGATTCCTTGGCCGTATGCTGTTTGCCGGAGAGGATGGAGTGAAAAAGGTACGGGTATTGTCCGGTGGAGAAAAGGTGCGCTGCATGCTTTCCAAGCTGATGATTTCCGGCGCCAATGTGCTGATGCTTGACGAGCCTACGGACCATTTGGATATGGAGTCTATCACAGCACTTAACAATGGTCTGGTAAAATTCCAGGGCGTTCTGATTTTCTCCTCCCGTGACCACCAGATCGTTGAAACAACGGCTAACCGCATCATAGAGATCGTAAACGGACAGCTGATCGATAAGATCACCACCTATGACGAGTACCTGGCAAGTGATGAAATGGCTCGTAAGAGACAGGTATTTACCTTGACAGAAGAACAGGTCGAGGAGAACGAATAGCAGAAATAAATAATTAGGCAGACGCCGCAGTTTTGGCAAGAGGAATATCAGGCCGGAACTTGGGCGTCTGTTTTTTTGCATGGAACGGAAATTGCCGGTGTTTGTCGGTTTTTCGGGAATTATTGCGCATTTTTTCCTCATGCCGTATAATCAGACTTGGAAAGGAGGTGAGAATCATTGATACCATAGATTATTATGCCTATGCGTCCTCTATGAGAGACTGGAATCCCCAGTTTAAGGCGCTGACGGCGGTGGCTTCCCTGTTCTTTTGTATCGGAGCGAATGACAGGAAGGTGTCTGTACTGGTGCTTTTGACCATGGCCGCAGTCACCATACTGGCAGGCGGGATCCCCTGGAAGAATTATTTGGGCCTGCTTAAGATCCCTCTTGCATTTCTCCTTTTGGGGACAGCGGCCATTGTCATTGACCTGTCGCCGGTGCCCCATGGCCGGGTGCTTGCTTCTGTTCATGGGGTTTACCTGTATCTGACGGAAGGCGGGCCAGAGCTGGCCCTGGGACTGATCTTAAAGGCATTGGCAGCCTTAAGCGCCATGTACATGCTGGTGCTTTCCACTCCGGCAAGTGAGATCATCTGTGTATTCCGAAGGCTTCATGTTCCCAAAATAATTTTGGAGCTGATGAATATGATTTACCGGTTCATTTTCGTGATGATGGATACCCAGTGTTATATGAAACAGGCGGCTGAGTCAAGGCTTGGTTACTGCGATTTTAAGACCTCCTGCCGCTCCTTTGGAAGTGCGGCTGGAAATCTGTTCGTTGTTTCCTTAAAAAAGGCAAATATCTATTATGATGCTCTTACCGCCCGCTGTTATGATGGGGAGCTTTTGTTTCTGGAGGAGGAAAAGAAGGTAAAGGGGTGGCAGCTTTGGGCTGCGGCCGGTTATTTCCTGGTCCTGCTAGGGGTTCGTCTGCTGGTTTAATTATACGGCAGAGATTACAGACGAAGGAGGTGAGGAAAGATGGAGGAAATTCTTTTGCAGGCGGAAAACCTGTGCTATTCTTATGGACAGGGAAAACAGGTGTTAAGGGAAATCAATATTACCGTGAGAAAGGGAGAGAAAATCGTTGTTCTCGGTTCCAATGGTGCGGGAAAATCCACCTGCTTTCTCAATTTAAACGGGGTATACCGTCCGGATACTGGAAGGATCCTTTACCGCGGGAAAGAAATAGGGAAAAAGGATTTAAATGAGCTGAGAAAAAATGTGGGGATCGTTTTTCAGGATGCGGACAACCAGATCATCGCTTCTACGGTCTTTGCAGAGGTATCCTTTGGCCCTATGAATTTAAAGCTTCCAAGAGAGGAAGTGAAGAAACGGGTGGAGGATGCCCTGGAATACATGAATTTAAGTTCCATGAGGGACAGGCCGCCCCACTATTTAAGCGGAGGAGAGAAAAAGCGGGTGAGCATAGCGGATATCATTGCCATGGAATCCGAGGTGATCATATTCGACGAGCCTACGGCCTCCCTGGATCCGGTCAATGTGGAAATGTTAGAAGGTGTTCTGGATAAGATGAATGAAATGGGGAAAACTCTTCTGATTTCCACCCATGATGTGGATTTCGCATACCGTTTTGCAGACAGGGCGGTGATTTTTGCCGGGGGGCGCATTATTGCCGATGGGCCGGTGAGGGAAGTGTTTGAAGATGAGGATGTATTAAGTCAGGCCAATTTAAAAAGGCCCATCCTTCTGGAGGTCTATAACAGCCTGGTGAGGCACCGCATTTTAGCAGCAGGCGGGAGTTCTCCTAAAAATGCCGGGGAGCTGGAAATGCTCTTGCAGGCACAAAGAAATTGACAGAAAGCTATTAAACAGCTACAATACAAAAGTATTATGTGAAAGGTGCCTGTGAAAATTCTCCGCAGGATAATAGGGAAAAGGGTGTAAATCCCTTACGGTCCCGCCGCTGTAAGTGGGGAGCAGGGCTCAATAAATCACTGGGAAACCGGGAAGAAGAGCTGCTGTGATGATACACGAGTCAGAAGACCTGCCTTTCATAAGGAAGTTCGATTCGCCTTTGGCTCATCGAACGGCTGATTTACTAAATTCAGGCTGCGCCTTCATTAAGTAAATTATGCCTGCGACGCATCCGGTTACGAGCGATGACCGGATGCCAGGAAGTCTTTTTGTTGTATAAAGATTTACCTCGTGAGCGCTGGTCTGATGTGTGGGAATCATCAGAATTTGGTGCTTATTTTATTGGAAGGAGAATGAAAATGAGTAAGAAAGAAAAAAGAGTCATGAAACTTGTCGTCGCATTTGCCCTGGCCTTTGGAATTGTTCCAAGCGCCTATGGAATGCATATTATGGAGGGGTATCTTCCTGTGGGATACTGTATCGCCTGGGGAGCTGTCTGTCTGCCGTTTCTGGCAGCGGGTTTTTTCTCCATCAGGAAGAGGCTTCAGGAGAACAGGAAAACCATCACCATACTTGCCATGTCGGGAGCCTTTATTTTTGTTATATCATCCTTAAAGATCCCGTCCGTAACAGGAAGCTGTTCCCATATGACAGGAACCGGCCTTGGAGCCATTTTATTCGGACCGTCTGCGGTCAGCATCCTGGGAATGATCGTACTGATTTTTCAGGCCATATTACTGGCTCACGGCGGCCTTACGTCGCTGGGTGCCAATACCTTTTCCATGGCAATTGCGGGACCGTTCGTGTCTTTTGGAATTTATAAATTATTAAAAAAGCTGAAGGTAAACAAAATGGTCAGCATTTTCCTGGCAGCGATGATCGGTGACCTGTTTACATATTGTGTGACCAGCATTCAGCTTGCGCTGGCTTACCCGTCAGAAACAGGCGGCGTCTTTGCTTCTGCTGTTAAATTTTTAGGGGTATTCGCACCGACTCAGCTGCCCCTTGCAATTATTGAGGGTATCCTCACCACAGTGATCATCATTACCCTTGAAACTTATGCCCTTCCGGAGCTGAAGGCAGTTGGATTTTCAAAGGAGGTTCAGTAATATGACCAGTAAAAATAAAAAGATCGTAGTAACACTCCTGATTTTTGCCTTTCTGATTGCAGCGATTCCCCTATTTGCTATAAAGGGAGCCGAATTCGGCGGTTCTGATGATGCAGGAAGCCAGATGATATCGGAGATCCAGGGAAGGTCATATGAGCCATGGTTTACTCCGGTGATGGAAACCTTCATCGACGGAGAGCTTCCCGGAGAAGTGGAAAGTCTGCTGTTTTGTATCCAGACAG
The nucleotide sequence above comes from Lacrimispora sp. BS-2. Encoded proteins:
- a CDS encoding energy-coupling factor ABC transporter substrate-binding protein — protein: MTSKNKKIVVTLLIFAFLIAAIPLFAIKGAEFGGSDDAGSQMISEIQGRSYEPWFTPVMETFIDGELPGEVESLLFCIQTGIGVGVLAFFMGRFVERKKWQEKGKSVMSK
- a CDS encoding ATP-binding cassette domain-containing protein — translated: MISAHNVTLRLGKKALFEEVNIKFTEGNCYGMIGANGAGKSTFLKILSGELEPTNGDIVITPGQRLSFLKQDHFKYDGFQVLDTVIMGNARLYEIMKEKDAIYMKEDFTDEDGIKAADLEGEFATMNGWEAESDAANLLNGLGIETDLHYKQMSELDGGSKVKVLLAQALFGNPDILLLDEPTNHLDLDAIAWLEEFLINFENTVIVVSHDRYFLNKVCTHIADIDYGKIQLYAGNYDFWYESSQLMVKQMKEANRKKEEKIKELQEFIQRFSANASKSKQATSRKRALEKIELDDIKPSSRKYPYIDFRPAREIGNEVLSVNNLSKTIDGVKVLDNISFTLTREDKVALVGPNEMAKTVLFKILAGEMEPDEGDYKWGLTTSQCYFPKDNTAEFDNDDTIVDWLTQYSPEKEATYVRGFLGRMLFAGEDGVKKVRVLSGGEKVRCMLSKLMISGANVLMLDEPTDHLDMESITALNNGLVKFQGVLIFSSRDHQIVETTANRIIEIVNGQLIDKITTYDEYLASDEMARKRQVFTLTEEQVEENE
- the cbiQ gene encoding cobalt ECF transporter T component CbiQ, whose product is MRIIDTIDYYAYASSMRDWNPQFKALTAVASLFFCIGANDRKVSVLVLLTMAAVTILAGGIPWKNYLGLLKIPLAFLLLGTAAIVIDLSPVPHGRVLASVHGVYLYLTEGGPELALGLILKALAALSAMYMLVLSTPASEIICVFRRLHVPKIILELMNMIYRFIFVMMDTQCYMKQAAESRLGYCDFKTSCRSFGSAAGNLFVVSLKKANIYYDALTARCYDGELLFLEEEKKVKGWQLWAAAGYFLVLLGVRLLV
- a CDS encoding ABC transporter ATP-binding protein — encoded protein: MEEILLQAENLCYSYGQGKQVLREINITVRKGEKIVVLGSNGAGKSTCFLNLNGVYRPDTGRILYRGKEIGKKDLNELRKNVGIVFQDADNQIIASTVFAEVSFGPMNLKLPREEVKKRVEDALEYMNLSSMRDRPPHYLSGGEKKRVSIADIIAMESEVIIFDEPTASLDPVNVEMLEGVLDKMNEMGKTLLISTHDVDFAYRFADRAVIFAGGRIIADGPVREVFEDEDVLSQANLKRPILLEVYNSLVRHRILAAGGSSPKNAGELEMLLQAQRN
- a CDS encoding energy-coupling factor ABC transporter permease; this encodes MSKKEKRVMKLVVAFALAFGIVPSAYGMHIMEGYLPVGYCIAWGAVCLPFLAAGFFSIRKRLQENRKTITILAMSGAFIFVISSLKIPSVTGSCSHMTGTGLGAILFGPSAVSILGMIVLIFQAILLAHGGLTSLGANTFSMAIAGPFVSFGIYKLLKKLKVNKMVSIFLAAMIGDLFTYCVTSIQLALAYPSETGGVFASAVKFLGVFAPTQLPLAIIEGILTTVIIITLETYALPELKAVGFSKEVQ